A window from Citrus sinensis cultivar Valencia sweet orange chromosome 3, DVS_A1.0, whole genome shotgun sequence encodes these proteins:
- the LOC102622672 gene encoding uncharacterized protein OsI_027940 isoform X1: MSRVPEVKWAQRQDKVFITVQLPDAKNAKVNLEPEGVFSFSASAGAENHLYELKLELFDKVNVEESKINVGVRSIFCIVEKAEKGWWKKLLRGDGKTPHYVKVDWDKWVDEDEDNGAGDLDLGGMDFSNFGGMGGDDGMGGFEDSDDEEVSKPQQEVRKAGDTNQEEEGEDKSDAGITEGKTEAAQST, encoded by the exons ATGAG cCGTGTTCCTGAGGTGAAGTGGGCCCAGAGGCAAGATAAGGTATTTATAACCGTGCAATTACCTGACGCAAAAAATGCCAAGGTAAATCTTGAGCCAGAGGGAGTGTTCTCCTTCTCTGCTAGTGCTGGTGCTGAAAACCACCTTTATGAGCTCAAGCTGGAGCTTTTTGATAAGGTCAACGTGGAG GAAAGCAAAATTAATGTAGGTGTAAGGAGCATATTCTGCATCGTGGAGAAGGCAGAAAAAGGATGGTGGAAGAAACTACTTCGTGGAGATGGCAAGACACCACATTATGTCAAAGTTGATTGGGACAAATGGGTAGACGAAGACGAGGATAATG GTGCAGGTGACTTGGATCTTGGGGGGATGGACTTTTCG AATTTTGGTGGCATGGGAGGTGATGATGGTATGGGTGGCTTTGAAGACAGTGATGATGAAG AAGTGTCAAAGCCGCAACAAGAAGTTCGCAAGGCAGGAGATACTAATCAAGAAGAGGAAGGTGAGGACAAGAGTGATGCTGGCATTACTGAAGGGAAAACAGAAGCTGCTCAAAGCACATAA
- the LOC102622672 gene encoding uncharacterized protein OsI_027940 isoform X2, whose protein sequence is MSRVPEVKWAQRQDKVFITVQLPDAKNAKVNLEPEGVFSFSASAGAENHLYELKLELFDKVNVEESKINVGVRSIFCIVEKAEKGWWKKLLRGDGKTPHYVKVDWDKWVDEDEDNGAGDLDLGGMDFSNFGGMGGDDGMGGFEDSDDEVSKPQQEVRKAGDTNQEEEGEDKSDAGITEGKTEAAQST, encoded by the exons ATGAG cCGTGTTCCTGAGGTGAAGTGGGCCCAGAGGCAAGATAAGGTATTTATAACCGTGCAATTACCTGACGCAAAAAATGCCAAGGTAAATCTTGAGCCAGAGGGAGTGTTCTCCTTCTCTGCTAGTGCTGGTGCTGAAAACCACCTTTATGAGCTCAAGCTGGAGCTTTTTGATAAGGTCAACGTGGAG GAAAGCAAAATTAATGTAGGTGTAAGGAGCATATTCTGCATCGTGGAGAAGGCAGAAAAAGGATGGTGGAAGAAACTACTTCGTGGAGATGGCAAGACACCACATTATGTCAAAGTTGATTGGGACAAATGGGTAGACGAAGACGAGGATAATG GTGCAGGTGACTTGGATCTTGGGGGGATGGACTTTTCG AATTTTGGTGGCATGGGAGGTGATGATGGTATGGGTGGCTTTGAAGACAGTGATGATGAAG TGTCAAAGCCGCAACAAGAAGTTCGCAAGGCAGGAGATACTAATCAAGAAGAGGAAGGTGAGGACAAGAGTGATGCTGGCATTACTGAAGGGAAAACAGAAGCTGCTCAAAGCACATAA